The region TCAGATGATTTATGGACTCATATATGCAATTATGTATTGTTGTTCTACCTATTGTTGCTTGTTATGTAAATGAGTAAATCTATACACTGCTATCTCATTTGAAAATGCCCAAACAGGATATGTGCTATTGAAATGCTGTCCAATTTTAGTTTGTTATGTAATATTGTAGTATCTATGTATGCTTGTCCTAATTTCAAACATGCAAAATATGACATGTGTTGTTGTTATATATTGATGTAGTGTTAAAGGCTTAGAGTGCACACTTGTGATTGTTTCCAATTTTGCCTCATTGCTTGAAAATGtaggttttgcaaaaaaaaacttgcCGATTAATAGTCAACCAATAAAATCGATTAATCAACCGATTTCTGATTAATTACTAATCCCCAGGCGACCGAGACAATAACAATAAGTGATATCCCGAACATTGGTTATGATCTTAACAGACTTTTTTTATTCTTGATATGCTCGAGGACGACAACTACTactcttgtaggagttgttgcatttccctgaagaggaacagTGATGTAGCACAGCAAcagaaagtatttccctcagttaagaaccaaggtttatcgaaccagtaggaggcaCCACACTAACAACGTTAGTAATACCCGCACACAAACACAAAAAATGCTTGCACCCAACAAAGGACAGGGGGTCATCACTCCCCTTGTTCTTGCTAGTTACAAGATTAAAAGCAGATAGTGATAGACAAAGTAACAAGAGTAGTAAAACCCAAATAAAGAGAAATTGTAGGAGCTTTTGTATTAATGGAGCATAGACTCGGGgaccataggttcactagtggcatctctctcaAAAGCATGTAGTGGCATGGTAGACAAGTTACTGTTGGGTGATTGACAAAATATCGTAAATTATAACTATGATCATTCATGACATAATCTCACATAGGAATTACATTGTGACAAGTAGACCGTTAATCCAACTGTGTCTACTACTATTACCCACCCCaagaccgctattcagcatgcatctcaaagtatttatttcatgataaaaagagtaacgcaataagaaatgacataatgtagacatgaAGATGATCAATAATTATGACCAAACCCCGTCATTTTacccttagtggcaacaatacaatatgtgcctttgtCCCTCCCGCCACAGGACAAGATCACCACAAGATCGAAGCCAGTACTATGCACCACTCCCTCTGAAGACCTACTCATCTAATTAGCCACATAAGACTCATAGATTGGCAATCATACATAGCTATGAAATTACACAAGAGAGAAACTTCAAAAGAATCAATATAAGTCAGTGAATAATCCGATCAATATAAATgcacaattcattagatctcaaCAAACATGCcacaagaattacatcgaatagatctccaaagagatcattgtattgaagatcaagagagagagagatccagctactactatggacccataggtcctgaAAGAACTACTCACCATCATCatggaggcagcaaggttgatgaataTGGCCTCCCCaatgatttctccctccggcggagTACCGAAACATGGCTCCAGATGTGATCACGTCGGAATAGAGGCTTGCAGCGACGGTAAAATTGTTTCGGCTCTCACTTTGAGGGTTTTCAAATATatgggaatttataggccaagaattaaGGCAAATGGggctacaaggggcccacaagccaatAGGGTCCTTGTGGGTCTTCTCGTCCTCccccaaagcttctagggtcttTAACTGTCTAGAAAAAATTGCCAAACTTTTTTGTCGTGTTTGGACTTCTGTAGGTATGGATTATCTATGAAaccaaaaaatgcaaaaaaaaacagGAATGGAACTGGGCACTAAATTAATAGGCTAGtctagaaaaataatataaaatgacatataaagcaTGTAAAATTGATAACATAATAGCATTTAACAATCAAAAATACAtttgagacatatcaacatccccaagcttaactcctaatcatcctcgagtacgtaaatgataacaaaagtatttttgatgttgaatgctacctaactCTTGATTAAATGATATAATCTTGGTATGAATATTGGGATACGTATGATTCAAGGCAACAGTCTATAAAAATTAACCTAGTAATACATAAACATACAAGTAAACAATTATTGCTTTTCAAAAGAAAGTTGCTAAAGAATGCGGTCCCTACACACTAAGTCACGATAAGCATGGCACGCTTAGTCTTCCTAACATAGAAATATCAAGTTAAGAACAACCTCGGTGCCAAACCAAGCAATTAAATCACACTTTTTCTTGATTCAGCTTTTTAATCTTTCACACAATACTTGAGCGTGACACAAGGTCCTTAACACTTTTGATGGCAAAGAGAATGATGATACGGGTTTATGAAAGAAGATAAAGGTATAAGAAAATATCATATCAACGAGGCTTGATCGTTAGGCAATGGAGAGGCCTTACAATCGATGTTGATGCAAGCAGtaaagggattgccatgcaacgaatgcaatagagctgtaagtgtatgaaagctctctaaataaaactaagttggtgtgcatccaacttacttgctcatgaagacgCGAGCATTTTGAGGAGCTCATCATCGGAATATGCCAGTCAAGTTCAAtgtaaaaatcccactagtatatgaaagtgaaaaatcaTGGAGACTTTCTATATGAAATGAATGATACTACtctgaagcacaaatgtggaaaaagtATAGTAGTGCGCtccctctctcttttctctctttttttaaacgGACTCATGGATCTCATCCCGACTTTTCCGAGGACTCATAAGTCTCCTCCAATTTATTTCCTCACTAGTAGGGGCaacactctaataatgatgatcatcacaatttaatttacttacaactcaaagttGAAAATATATGAGTACAAATGAATGCCTCTggaagtgtaccaggatgtgcgatGATCTACCGTAACATGCATAACAATGATgaactgtggctttgccacaaaatatcatgttatctctatatgatcatgcaaagcaacatgacaatgaatgctcaagtcatgtagtagtgacgatggaagttgcatggcaatatatctcggaatggctatgaaaatgccatgataagtaggtatggtggctgtattGAGGAAGGATATAATAAggattatgtgtgaaagagcatataatttcacgggatttggatgcactggcgaaattTGCACCAAGTCTCGAGGTGAGaacgggcaatgcatggtaccgaagaggctagcaaaataTGGATAGGTGAAAGTGCTTATAGTCCAAAAAATCACATCAGTCatagaaactcaaatacttattatgAAAGCCtactagccctcgaagcaaagcacAACTCGCATGCCCCTAGGAAGGAGGTTGGAAGGAGTTGACCATCGTGCCCCCGATTCGAACAACACAAAGGATATTAGTCAAGGATAAATCATGCTCAACTTCCTAGCTATGCCAAAACCGACACTTTCAtgaatagggaatcacaaaccttaacaccaatattcctactaaaccAAGATCGTCCACTTGTAcacccacatattaccatctcaaTATcataaaactattgcaaggaatcaaaccaacatattcagtgatctacatgcaagtttttattataccaccttggTATACCTGTCATTTTTGGACAAATCATGCAAATTACCACTTCCTATTTAACTCTCAAAAGGACATAAGTGCAACAAGAGAGTGCAAATAATTCCTATAAAACATCACGCcttgctcaaacaaatataagtgaagaacatgagcaattGCCTCAACTCAAAAGATGAAGTGGAACTCCTCACTAATGAGTAGCAAAAGAGCCTATAAGACACCCAAATATCTCAGCTAGATCTTCAGTCTCATGAGTATCTAAACCGATGGGGATTAGTTCACTTTTATTGTAATTGATCTTCATCCCTAACACTTGTTCAACTCAAGTAGAATCCATTTTAAGCTGGTGGCCAGCTTAGGGTCACTATCCACAAACATTATGGTATCTGCAAACTGATGATCCCACTGGGTAAACATCATGACACAAATCTTCAATTGATTCTCACTAGGGGCTTTGATAAGCATCCTAGTTAACACATCCACCACTAGATTAAAAAGTAGAGGTGACAAGGGATCACCTTGCCTCATCCCTTTTCAATATAGAAGAAATCAGTTTCAGAGTTATTATTTTTGACCCCAACAGACTCTTTATGGGCGATTTGATGAATCCAACTAATTCATTTCTTATTAAAACCTCTCTTAGTGAGAAGTTATTCTAAGAAATCCAAATTAGACCTATCAAAGGCTTTCTCATAATCTAGCTTCAAACCCACCCCTTTACTATTGGATTGAGCAAGGGAATAGATGGCCTCATGAGCTACTACAACCATGTCTAAGATACATGGTGAAATAGAGATTGCAGAATTCTAGCGTCGGGTTTTGCGAAGATCGTGATTGAATATTGTCAGAATGATGTCAATAGAGCTGCCCACGAGCTTCTTAATTCATGTACTTATAAATAATGTAGTTGTACCAAATATGCGTCAATTAATATATGGATCAGAGGATTTTCCTTTATacgtattagagcatctccagccgcgtccccaatAGGCCCCCAAGGCCATTTTCTATCGCTGGCATGAAAAAAACGACCCAGTCACGTCACCAGAAGCTCATTTTTCGTCGGTTTGGGCCGAATTTGGCGCCGGTGGTCCCAGGCCAaatccggcgcgctgggggcgcccgAGAAAACGTTTTTGGCGTGAAAGCTTTGTGGATCCGCCAAGTCAGCGATAGGCATGGTCGTCATCCTCATCGCCACGTTTTCCCGCGAAGAATCAATGCGAAGGCTACCGccagtcagccttccattgattcttCATGGGCGGTGCAGTGAAGGCGCGCCGACGCGCGTCCCGCCCCCTCCCGCCACGTGTACGCAGGGCTGCCGCCCACTCGCCGCTATAAAAGCCGCCCCTCCCTCGCCGATGGCCTCACACTCCCTCGCCACAGCCCATCTTCCCCTCTCACCGCCGACGCCCGCCTCGCCCTCTCCCCGCTGacgaccctctccccctctcttcccatCAATAACATGGTCGAGCGCTATCCTGGCGATGGAGCGGCAgccaatggcttcggccgccgccacctgcACGAGGGCGAGGCCCACCTCCTCTACGAGGCGGCCTACCCGGGCGCCACTAGACATGCGGGTGCCGGGCTCGTGGAGGCTGAGCGCCGACAGAGTCCCGGTGCCACCGCCACCCTCTGGAGCGGACCGGCGTGCCGAGATCACGTGCATCCCATCGTCGCTGCCGGAGAGCACGCGAAACTAGCCAAGGTATGCCCCCGACAGCAACACGTTGTGGACGATGTACTTCGATCGCCACCACGCCGACCAGCTCGCCACCACGAACAACATCGAGccccgcggccgcctcaactccGAGGGGCGTCGCCAATGGTGGGGCATCCCCGGGCGCACGCTCGAAGCCGTCCTCGAGCATATTAAGGCCGGCAACACGCTGCTGTTGGAGTACCCGGTGCCCCCTCCTTCTCCCgccgccgaggcgcatggagacgaCGTCCTCCTCCTCGTTGGGCTCCCGCTCCTCCAGGCCGGTGCTCCTTCCCGTTAAGCCGGAGCCGCGAGAGACTCAGGCGCACGCGCggcggcgccctcgtcatcaacgagggcggcgccCCTTCTCCTCCGGCCTTCTCCTCCCGCCTCGTCAAGCCGAATACCGAACCGGGGCTCCTCGCCGTGAAGTGAGCACCTCGACATGGCCGCTGACGAGGAGACCGGCCTGAAATGAGCGCGGGACCACTACGTCTGACAGGAGATGGAGCGCCAGCGCCACGCCCTTAAGGAGATCGCCGCTCGGTGCCGCGGCCACGAGGAGGGCGGcgtcctcgacgacagcgacgagGAGGCGCCCGGGCCATCCAACCCTCACGCATCGGCGACACAGGTCAAGGGTGCAGcaaggacgacggcggcggcgaccacGCCAACTTCTACAGGCTCCTTGGCATGTAGAAGACTCAAAGtggcgcggcgggcggcggtggcCGCATAGTAGTTGTCGTTTTTAGTTTGTTTTAAAATTATGTTTTCAATTTATACAAATATCAATGAAACGTCTAAATTTTCTTCAAATTTGTGTCGTGTTTGACCGAGTTTGTTTTTTAGAAAACGACGTCTGGAGCGGCCTTGGGTCGGCGGTTGGGACTAGCCGCCCCACGCCGATTTTTTTCGCCGGCGCACCCGGACGGCGCTATTCCAAGACCATGGGGGCCGAAGCGAATGGAGATGCTCTTagatagaaaagaaaaagaaagggaaaaaTTCAGCAGCACAGCCGTATCCTACAACTGCAGTTCCGTTTCTTCTCTCCTCGCCTCGCCTTTCCCCTCTTCGGAGTTCAGACCCCTGCCGGCCTGCCGTCACACGAGCCCGCAGAACCCCACGCAAGCACCTCTCTGCTGTGTACCTCGATCCGAATGGAGACGGGAAGCAGCGGCGGCCAGAGGCTGCCGAAGACGGAGTCGGCGGAGATGCGGTGGGTGGTCCCCGGCGGCGCTTATGAAGAGGATGAGATCGATAGCtcggacgacggcgacggcggcacaGACACCCCCACGGCCGCCCTGGGCTCCCGTGGCGGTGGAGGCGGCTACTCGGAcgctgaagaggatgaggaggacgcGCTGCTGCGCCAGCGCCTCGTGCGCACCGGCCCGCGCGCCGACTCCTTCGACGTCGAAGCTCTCGATGTCCCCGGTCTGTACCGCCACCAGGTCTGCCTCCCATCCGCCCCCACCGCGTTGATTAAATTGGCTTCAATTTCGTTGCGCGCTAGGTGGTTGGGGTATTGCCTAGGTGAGGCTGCGTGCAAGCTGTTCGTGGGATTGCCTTCTTGCCCCCATCTCTCTGATCGATCGATATCTCTTGTTAGAACTTAGACGTTCCTACTTAGCGCGATTGTTTATAGGAGCTTGTGGCATGGGGCTGATAAGCTTTACTGGGTTAGGAGTGTTAAGACCATGTATTGTAGTATGATTGCTCACTAGGTGTTTGTGCATTTGATTATGAGCTTGCTTGGAGTGGGTTGCTAAGGGTTGTTAGGTTGGTCCGGGCGGTGCATGTAGCACAATCTTAGACGGGCTTGCTTGTGCAGTGCGGGTTCTATTGGGTGGTTTACCTCTACATGCGGGCGAGGAGTGTTTGCATCGTTGTTCAGATGAACCTGCCTAATGTGAACGTCCAGTAAACCTTCGGTAAATTTGATGATCTTGCCTTCTGTAGTATCTGTGCTGATAATTGTGGTCTGCAAGCTAGATTTTGTTCTTAATTTTGTGAAGGCCTAATTAGGGGACATAATTTGTATTTTTTAGACATACTTTCTTTCCATGAAAGATTTATTTTGTTTCAGAAAAGTTAGGTTATgttcattgtccttataatactcaaCTTGCTTTGTAAGAGTGTTTCGCAAAAGCTCAACTTGCTCAGACTTCCAGTGTTGGTTCCACCTCAAGATATCCATCAAACAAGGTTGTAAGTTTTAAAATTGAGTTGTGTCGCCATGCCACCAACTTGCCGACTTGTCACGACTAGTCTTTGACTACGTGTCACCTCTATTTGTTGCCTGTTGCTGCTACAACTGCTAGGCAGGATCAgagagggaaatagagagattgctTTATTTTAACTCATTTGGCCTCATACGACAGGCTCAAATTTGAATTTCGGGGCTATGAATACTGGATACAGTAGCAGATCGTGCATTGAGGGGTGGTAGCCTATTTAGAGGTATTGGTGGTGAGTGAGTAAGGGATTTTTTTTCCTATCTTCTTTTTATTTTGGTTCTTGGAAGCATGATTTGCGATTTACCTTCTCCGAGGTACATAATCTAAATTCTTCATGATTTTTTTAAGGCGCTATGATTACCTAAGAACAGAGAGGTGATGCAATGAGCAATGGCAAGTTGTGAAAGACTTATATGCACCAGGCCCTTTAGGTGGAATCAGGTTGAATGGACATCCAAAAAATCAtgtaatttttcaaaaaaaaaaaagtttGACACAAGATGCATCTACCATCACAAATTTTAAAATCTAAATGATAGGTTgatgaaaaaaatgaattttttgGGAAAGCTGAAAAGTAGCTAATTCTGATTTGACTGCCCCACTACTAGTCATGCTAGAATATCAAGTGAAACCCCCGTTTCTTTGCATCAGCTACTTTGGTAGCCCCGTTTAATGAAGTTCTTCATTATGGTCTTGCCGTGTTCCACTtgttgcaagtatttgctcttgccGTGTTCCACTtgttgcaagtatttgctctttgtTTTAACTGTGTGGATGTTAGAAGTGTATCTATGGACTATCCTCTTGCTCCTGCTAGCTAATTGCCTGTGTGTTGCAGCGGGAGCAAACATATTTTAGTGATTCAGCATCAGTTACGAGTGCTTCAACAGTGACATCACGAGTTTTTTTTTCTATGGCACGTTCCACATTGACATTGTCGGGTAAGATTGTGTGGCAGAACGTGAATATGATGGAAAGGAAACGAGAGATTTTAGGAGGAGCCCACATAAAATGGTACTTTCCCTAAATTAAGGTGATCCTCGCTTGAGGTATTTACAACCGCAGTACGCATGCTATAGTCAAAACCGGAAAAGAATGATACTCTCTATAATTAATGCGATTCTTCCGTCACGCTAGATGCTATTTTCCATAAATTAATGGAtgttgttttttgttttatttgttttaaGGGAATGAGTAGGACAAGGAAAGGAAAGCATCGATTTGGTTCAGAGCCAtatatgtttttttttgttttgtgtggCATCGATTGAGATTACCGACAAAATCTACAAAAAACCCAGCGGGTATGGGGATGCGGGGATGAAAAAACTGGGGGAAGAGGCGAGGGGAGCCTACCAactcccctttaatagtagagataagtTTTTTTTTGGTTACTTAGTAGATAAACCAGGGAAGGGGAGCCTTGGCACAGCGGTAAAGCTGTTGCATTGTGACCATGAAGTCATGGGTTCGAGTCCttgaaacagcctcttgcagaaatgtagggaaaagcTGCGTGCAAAAgatccaaagtggtcggacccttccctggaccctgcgcaagcgggagctacgtgcaccgggctgcctttttcttttgtagactgTAATACACATCCTAGAACCCATGTAGTTGAACAACTTTTCTTTTACCCACAACCTCTTTGCAAATTTCTAGATCGGCCATATGAAATTGGTATAAGTAGATTTTTGTCATAATATATACCTTTAAGAAGTAAAATACTGCTTCCATTCCAAATTATAAGGCGTATTATTTTTTTGCAGAAGTCAAACTTTTCTATGCTTGACCATGTTTATAAAAACAAATATCAATATCACAGTAAAAATTCTAATTAAGATCATGTTTTTGCAGAGCAGTCAATGTGCAAAGGCCCACTTTTTGTTATGAGATCTAAGCAATTTTTTCTAGTCTTTGTTAAATTTTCCTAAATAATTATGGGAATTTGCTGTGTCATGGTAAATTGGTATATTTAAGAAGCAACTTTCATGGATCATACATTGCTATTCCAGCTGCTATATCCGCCATGCATATGTCATCTCTGCACAGGATATTGTTATCAGATGTGCATGAGTATGTTGATTGTTGAGCCCTTGACTTTGCTGATATCTTGATTCTTCATTTCCTTTCAGGAATTTACCATGGGAAGGAGTATTGTTTTGGCCCTTCAGACGTTAGGCGTTGTCTTTGGGGATGTTGGCACCAGCCCATTGTACACTTTCGATATAATGTTCAACAAATACCCAAATACTTCGAAGGAGGATGTGCTTGGAGCACTCTCACTTGTAATATACACTCTGATTCTAATTCCATTGCTGAAGTATACTCTGATTGTTTTAtggggaaatgatgatggagaaggTATTAATACCACACCACTGGAACTAGATTAGAGAATAGTACTTTTATTTGAGCTTTATGTTTAATAATGATTGTTCTGTATATTTGGCAGGAGGGATATTTGCTTTGTACTCTCTAATATGCAGGAATGCAAAGGCTAGTCTGCTCCCTAACCAACTGCCCTCTGACACCCGCATATCAAGTTTCCAACTCAAGGTACCATCGGTCGAACTCGAGAGGTCTCTGAGGATCAAGGAGCGCCTCGAGACTTCATCTATGCTAAAGAAGCTACTTTTGATGCTTGTTCTTTTTGGTACTTCTATGGTGATAGCGGATGGTGTTATTACACCAGCGATGTCAGGTTCATATATTTCTGATCCATTGTTCGTCTTATTTCTCTTCACCTAATCTGATGATCATGCATATTTGCTTTCAGCAGTAGTATTGTGTTATCAGCTTTCATCTTATCACAGTATTAATTCCTTTTTTTTCTGTCGGTAAAATTTGCAGTGATGTCTGCTGTTAATGGCTTGAAGGTTGGAATATCTAGTGTTAATGAAGGTGACCTTGAATATATTGCTTGGTATTAATTGGTTAAATAGATAATTGTGGTACTGCTTAAAAGTGCAGGATGCTCACCTTCTATTGTAATTTTTTTGGCAGGTGAAGTGGTCATGATAAGCGTTGCATTTCTCATTGTTCTATTCAGTCTGCAAAGGTTTGGAACAAGCAAAGTTGGGCTTGCTGTTGGACCTGCCTTGTTCATATGGTTTTGCTGCCTTTCTGGGATAGGAATTTATAACATTATGAAATATGGTACAGAAGTATTACGGGCATTCAATCCTATATACATCTACTACTATTTTGAAAGAAACCCAACTCAAGCTTGGATGTCTCTTGGGGGCTGCCTTTtatgcgcaacaggtatgtttttttTGACCATATTCTTAATTTTAGTTATGATTAAACATTTAAACTTGTGTGAAGTTCTCCAAGGTGTGTTTGCTTGAGGTGCATTTTTTGTTTGAGTTACATAAAATCAGTTACAGTCTATCATGTGTCCTCGTTTTTTTCTTCTGTTATTGGTATTCTGCAACTTGTAAGTATGCTGACTGCATTTGTGGTGGTACTAAACATAATTAGACCTCTTTCTTGTTCTTACTAGTAACTGTGCCACGTGCAACGCATGCCATGAGCCCATGACCAAATTGAACGTATTGCAAGCACAGGAATTTGAAGAAACCCTCTTTGATGTTTTTTTTTTCTTGAGAAAACGCAAAGGACCTTTGCGTTTCTTTTCACTgactagtataacgcccgtgcgttgccacgggctcttcaaaatttataatcagtatctttcatttatcatcccctcatattgggtgattatggggtgctctaattagaaacacaacaatcaaatattaggaaatttcaccgaacgaacaacaacgaataatacgatatctatcaaacgaataaaatgaggtcatatttttggtccgtcatgcacttctgttgaaaagtgcctatcccttttagaatcaacccactgtttgctcgcacgcaaaaaaaatacatctctaaagtggggaaccgatcggtgccaaaaagaactcaaactcctatccaatctcgacttcgtgctcttccacttccattgataaagatgggacgtcaagggtttcatcatgatgacctcgagcagccgccgacatccctccccacatctacccctaccccctgctgccgcttgcactgtccttgctcctcgagggagctagggacacaatgttctctaggatgggcatgaccagatccacgaggaggccacattcttccatgggaacccaaccaagcacaccaccctccgcaaccatccaatcccagcgtaacaaagtcaagacccgccatcgatccacaaatcaggctcgccgcatccaggttcactgcaagtctgcgacgagtctgtagtcgacatcttgactttggctatccccacggaagaatcatcggatcctgcttacttttaccatcacttcatctcttcccaaggcagcgacaccacccagccaatcaccaccaccgcttgcggcttgcctacataaaatcatgagaaatctccacggcggtgctgtaagatcaccttggcgacctcgacagtgaccgactggtctaagatctaagctagccgctctttgtagaaaccaatagaagtaggcatgtgactcagatttgttctttggtgtgcatgcgtttcttgctgcccaccagctcttgtctacaactcgcctatctctgtactagctcttggtctacaactcgcctatctccatgcttGAGACGACCAAACTCGATGCGCAAGCCGCATACGTCTGCTAGAGCTATATCCaggccctatgatttttggatcactggcactatgggtgccaggaccggagtcgccctcatccaccaagtggatcaaggaggtccaccacctagactctacatcgcaacattttgtgttttcctataaaaagtaaagaaccttctctaataaacgtaaatataaccttttggttttatagtctcaactttcctacactccaataccagaagaatttcttggttttatttaatgaccttcttgaatgtcattcacttagaaaggtagtaatacaatctgtgatattaaggcaaactattagtcatattaaagtgcaaaaggccctataggagtcaaagcatgacttttatggttatactgtaatttgcaagatctgagatttatgcaagtgtacaattagagaagagcctttcatgtttgatcagcttgctaggtggttatcactaagcatgttggaacgatgagcataacctaacttagttcagtacgtgttgctgcaaattagttcagtacgtacgaagctgttgctaacttcaatgcctggctgttgcaagtttctaatgaaaaagtacttcaggtcaaaggtcagggaatatacacttttgttatcatggttgtttccttatagtgaacgactttgatcaccacttcagcagctactatctataagaagacattagctaagtagatacaggcaaagaaagcatgtaggcaaaaccagaattaaaaacatccttctcaatggagctcgtgcagttcggaagaccctaatcatcgatgagggacccctccgatggtagcatggcgtgacaattgccgtcaatgacgacacccaaagtaccttgcacaatccatcgatccagttcggaacaatcaagcacataccttgcaaagtgatgtggatctgaagcagaggtgggaaggtaaaggctcaggtgaggtggaatgagacgttgatatagacgtgcacgcatgagaataaggcggtgcccaggatggatctccatcggaggaggccggatccgctggggaggaggtcgctgtagtacctgccatctgtgtgatggatcacggggctggcaggcagggggaggggataggagggagcgggtgggctagagcgcagatggcgggtgcccccgacgacggctgggaaggatggtggaggaggtggatgaggatggctgcggcggcgtctgcggttgcgcctcgtccgcagccgtgctggtggtggtcgatgcgagagccggatggcgtcggccagaatcaggcaggggcgacaaagatttagaggagagagagaatggaggcgatgatcgatgggaggaagggccaccggcgattggggtggcctcagatccaccctccgtggccgcctatttcatgggacgaacacccgtgctcaccgtcgggctcgccttcggccgctgcctcgccgaca is a window of Triticum dicoccoides isolate Atlit2015 ecotype Zavitan chromosome 2B, WEW_v2.0, whole genome shotgun sequence DNA encoding:
- the LOC119363513 gene encoding probable potassium transporter 14 isoform X2 produces the protein METGSSGGQRLPKTESAEMRWVVPGGAYEEDEIDSSDDGDGGTDTPTAALGSRGGGGGYSDAEEDEEDALLRQRLVRTGPRADSFDVEALDVPGLYRHQEFTMGRSIVLALQTLGVVFGDVGTSPLYTFDIMFNKYPNTSKEDVLGALSLVIYTLILIPLLKYTLIVLWGNDDGEGGIFALYSLICRNAKASLLPNQLPSDTRISSFQLKVPSVELERSLRIKERLETSSMLKKLLLMLVLFGTSMVIADGVITPAMSVMSAVNGLKVGISSVNEGEVVMISVAFLIVLFSLQRFGTSKVGLAVGPALFIWFCCLSGIGIYNIMKYGTEVLRAFNPIYIYYYFERNPTQAWMSLGGCLLCATGSEAMFADLCYFSVRSVQLTFVCLVLPCLLLGYLGQAAFLMENLTENEQVFFLSIPSQVFWPVVFIATLAALIASRTMTTAIFSIIKQATALGCFPRLKIIHTSRKFMGQIYIPVMNWFLLVSCLAFVTTFGSINEIGNAYGIAELGVMMMTTILVTIIMLLIWQVNIIVVLCFLTLFLGLELFFFSSVLGSVADGSWVLLVFAAVLYLVMYIWNYGTKLKYETEVKQKLSMDLMMDLGCNLGTVRAPGIGLLYNELVRGVPAIFGHFLTTMPAIHSMIIFVCIKWVPVPVVPQNERFLFRRVCPKNYHMFRCIARYGHRKSSAWLQTFRLIIMLY